One window of the Dehalococcoidia bacterium genome contains the following:
- a CDS encoding DUF3795 domain-containing protein, which translates to MNGDRKVFAAPCGLYCGACSIRAAYNRKDAPMLKAMADGVAMYLGHDVEIEDLACGGCLSDTLAAPCRECKIRDCAFAKGLTRCSECSEFPCELVTSFNNDGLPHHSEVLKNIRRQKEVGVDSWLAEQAERWRCPSCSAETNWYASQCPECDNVLGGAF; encoded by the coding sequence ATGAACGGCGATCGGAAAGTATTCGCCGCGCCCTGCGGTCTCTATTGCGGCGCCTGTTCCATACGGGCGGCGTATAACCGTAAAGACGCCCCGATGCTGAAGGCTATGGCCGACGGCGTCGCCATGTATCTGGGACATGATGTCGAAATCGAAGACCTTGCCTGCGGAGGTTGTTTATCGGATACGCTGGCCGCGCCGTGCCGCGAGTGCAAGATACGCGACTGCGCGTTCGCGAAGGGGCTTACCCGCTGCTCGGAGTGCAGCGAATTTCCCTGCGAATTAGTGACAAGTTTCAATAATGACGGCCTTCCTCATCATTCTGAAGTGCTCAAGAACATCCGCCGCCAGAAAGAGGTCGGAGTAGATTCATGGCTGGCGGAGCAGGCGGAGAGATGGCGTTGTCCCAGCTGCTCCGCCGAAACCAACTGGTACGCAAGCCAGTGCCCGGAGTGTGACAATGTGCTGGGAGGGGCTTTTTAG
- a CDS encoding NAD(P)/FAD-dependent oxidoreductase encodes MANKRYDVIIMGAGPGGIACAAMLCKSGLKTLVVDKNQIAGGKAITVEHKGFKYDLEPKLQVPMTGSAFWLLYDELGIKDQLGAIPCDTVKLAYRHKSADKYNAQTVPQTSVDPTPLFDLWGLDEKERNDAIPVLAELAFLTPEQLSAMDEMTFDEWLKSKNTPWGLYSFFCMHANGSLAEPIDMVAASEQGAIMQHIATAGGGGYYKGGFGRMLGTVADYIKSHGGEFLMGTRVEKIKVSNGRVTGISTTKGDFDSNIVVSDVGLQPTMLKLIDGKEFDSSYLNYIRDLVPGWAFTAVRYFLNKKVVKEQMAMCWADYTWMTMDLYNKVKAGQKLEEEIFFFTVPSNYDPSMAPEGQQCVIAGTICSPDPKAPEIKMQNDLLDTMIEKIYPGFMDACFEKQATGPAEISSATRDSVLPGQGGECVGLAQIVGQCGKYKPKQTTPINGLFIVGADAGGVGMGTHQSCQSGMKGAKLVLQHYMKRQAAR; translated from the coding sequence ATGGCGAACAAGAGGTACGATGTCATTATCATGGGGGCGGGTCCGGGAGGTATCGCCTGTGCCGCGATGCTGTGCAAATCGGGGCTGAAGACGCTGGTGGTCGATAAGAACCAGATCGCCGGCGGCAAGGCGATTACGGTTGAACATAAGGGGTTCAAGTATGACCTCGAACCAAAACTGCAGGTGCCGATGACGGGTTCCGCGTTCTGGCTGCTTTACGACGAGCTGGGGATCAAAGACCAGTTGGGTGCAATACCATGCGATACCGTCAAGCTGGCCTATAGGCACAAATCTGCCGATAAATACAATGCGCAGACCGTGCCTCAGACCAGCGTCGACCCGACTCCGCTGTTCGATCTCTGGGGGCTCGATGAAAAGGAGCGCAATGACGCCATTCCCGTACTGGCCGAGCTGGCTTTCCTCACTCCGGAGCAGTTGAGCGCCATGGACGAGATGACCTTCGATGAGTGGCTTAAGAGTAAGAACACGCCGTGGGGCCTGTACAGTTTCTTCTGCATGCACGCCAATGGATCTCTGGCCGAGCCCATAGACATGGTCGCGGCTTCGGAGCAGGGGGCGATAATGCAGCATATCGCCACTGCGGGCGGCGGCGGCTATTACAAAGGCGGCTTCGGGCGCATGCTGGGCACGGTTGCCGATTACATCAAATCGCACGGCGGCGAGTTTTTGATGGGCACTCGGGTCGAGAAGATTAAAGTGTCGAACGGAAGGGTCACGGGCATATCGACGACGAAGGGCGATTTCGATTCAAACATTGTCGTCAGCGATGTGGGTCTCCAGCCGACGATGCTCAAGCTCATCGACGGGAAGGAGTTCGATAGCAGTTATCTGAATTACATACGTGACCTGGTGCCGGGTTGGGCCTTCACCGCCGTCCGTTACTTCTTGAACAAGAAGGTCGTCAAAGAGCAGATGGCCATGTGCTGGGCGGACTATACCTGGATGACCATGGATCTTTATAACAAGGTCAAGGCCGGGCAGAAGCTGGAGGAGGAGATATTCTTCTTCACGGTGCCGTCGAACTACGATCCGAGCATGGCGCCTGAAGGTCAGCAATGTGTTATCGCGGGCACTATCTGCTCGCCCGATCCGAAAGCGCCGGAGATCAAAATGCAAAACGATCTTCTGGATACAATGATAGAGAAGATATATCCGGGCTTCATGGACGCCTGTTTCGAAAAGCAGGCCACCGGGCCCGCCGAGATATCTTCGGCCACGCGCGACAGTGTGCTGCCCGGTCAGGGCGGTGAGTGCGTCGGCCTGGCGCAGATCGTGGGTCAGTGCGGCAAGTACAAGCCCAAGCAGACCACGCCCATAAACGGCCTGTTCATAGTGGGCGCCGACGCCGGTGGCGTGGGGATGGGCACGCACCAGTCGTGCCAGTCAGGTATGAAAGGCGCGAAGCTGGTTCTGCAGCACTACATGAAGCGGCAGGCGGCGAGATAA
- a CDS encoding 4Fe-4S binding protein, whose amino-acid sequence MKENDIYIEIANRLNQPHSKILPRILKKLISPEDAKLLLMLPAEPAELAQQTGMDESAIKQKLQEFLERGLVFPTSKGPQFARDATQLHDATLSSADKWIDNELLDLWKEYHETEWIPSTAEIPKEIHIQRIKVLPAVKSIRHNPAIPSSDLLPEEDIRELIKQADPIAVVPCSCRRSMRRCKSPVNICLQFNKSAKFHIDRKAGRKLTPDEAIDIALQAEEEGLIHTWPVRSSGAFNELCNCCRDCCVIFDGGLRYNNIDRILEKSRFRAVVDTGECTGCNDCVDRCFFGAITLVRSPETKKMKAVIDTDKCYGCGVCVVSCPYDAIAMKPV is encoded by the coding sequence ATGAAAGAAAACGATATCTACATTGAAATAGCAAACAGACTCAATCAGCCCCATTCAAAAATACTACCTCGAATCCTGAAGAAGCTCATCTCGCCTGAAGACGCGAAACTGCTGCTGATGCTCCCCGCCGAGCCGGCCGAGCTGGCGCAACAGACAGGCATGGACGAATCTGCGATCAAACAGAAGCTGCAGGAGTTCCTCGAACGCGGCCTGGTTTTTCCGACAAGCAAGGGCCCACAGTTCGCGCGCGACGCCACACAGCTGCACGACGCCACTCTCTCCAGCGCCGATAAATGGATCGACAATGAGCTTCTCGACCTGTGGAAGGAATACCATGAAACGGAATGGATTCCTTCGACGGCTGAAATACCAAAAGAGATACACATACAGCGGATAAAGGTTCTCCCCGCCGTAAAATCGATAAGGCACAACCCCGCCATCCCATCATCCGACTTGCTTCCTGAAGAGGACATCCGCGAGTTGATCAAGCAAGCCGATCCGATAGCGGTAGTGCCGTGCAGTTGCCGCCGCTCCATGCGGCGCTGCAAGAGCCCGGTGAACATCTGCCTTCAGTTCAACAAGTCGGCAAAATTCCACATCGATAGGAAAGCGGGACGCAAGCTTACTCCGGATGAGGCTATCGACATCGCGCTGCAAGCCGAGGAGGAAGGCCTGATACACACGTGGCCGGTCAGGTCATCGGGAGCCTTCAACGAGCTTTGCAACTGCTGCCGCGATTGCTGCGTCATATTCGACGGGGGCCTGCGCTACAACAACATCGACCGCATACTGGAGAAGAGCCGCTTCCGCGCTGTCGTCGACACCGGCGAATGCACTGGCTGCAACGACTGCGTTGACAGGTGCTTCTTCGGCGCAATAACGCTGGTAAGGTCGCCAGAGACGAAAAAGATGAAGGCCGTTATCGATACCGATAAATGCTACGGATGCGGCGTCTGCGTTGTCTCCTGTCCATACGACGCTATAGCGATGAAGCCCGTTTAA
- a CDS encoding glycerol-3-phosphate acyltransferase, with product MNLATQIIAVLAAGYLLGSIPTAHIVMRVFRKKDLSKIGTGNITSTAVMIHGGRIPGSISLAIEIIKTFLCLYVAYLIAGELWAYLVMMVIASIGQIWSVWLKGKGGKGQTIYAAGFMVICPIPFLISIGAMLLIFLVSKRFLLANQVWHIITPPIMLFALLFNPTIPILNLGEHSWGYAVTAGVLCSFFFLKNQASNDDIVQSQAWGSYSR from the coding sequence ATGAACCTCGCGACGCAAATAATCGCCGTTCTGGCAGCAGGGTATCTTCTGGGCAGCATACCTACCGCCCATATCGTAATGCGCGTTTTCCGCAAGAAAGACCTCAGTAAGATAGGCACAGGCAACATAACCTCCACGGCCGTCATGATACACGGCGGCAGGATCCCCGGCAGTATTTCCCTCGCCATCGAAATTATTAAGACCTTCCTGTGCTTATATGTGGCGTATCTGATAGCCGGAGAACTATGGGCCTACCTTGTAATGATGGTCATCGCATCGATAGGTCAGATATGGAGCGTATGGCTGAAGGGCAAGGGTGGCAAGGGACAGACTATCTACGCCGCCGGATTCATGGTGATATGTCCCATTCCGTTCTTAATATCTATCGGGGCTATGTTACTAATATTCCTGGTATCCAAGCGATTTTTACTCGCTAATCAGGTCTGGCATATTATCACGCCTCCGATCATGTTGTTTGCTCTGCTGTTTAATCCGACAATACCAATACTAAATTTGGGCGAACATTCCTGGGGTTATGCTGTCACCGCGGGCGTGTTGTGCTCCTTCTTCTTTCTAAAGAACCAGGCTTCTAACGATGACATAGTGCAGTCGCAGGCCTGGGGCAGTTACAGCCGTTAG